The following are encoded in a window of Brachyspira sp. SAP_772 genomic DNA:
- a CDS encoding phosphoribosyltransferase family protein yields the protein GLVSAVMLAHRLKVPMVLNLEEVWRLKVKDKSVLIVDDISDTGETLKYFDDQKFDIATLFIREHTSKIRPKYIYRSINHDDWLLFPWETKSSSK from the coding sequence GAGGATTAGTTTCTGCTGTTATGCTTGCTCATAGATTAAAAGTGCCTATGGTTCTTAATCTGGAAGAGGTGTGGAGATTAAAGGTAAAAGATAAGTCTGTTTTAATTGTAGATGATATMTCTGATACAGGTGAAACTTTAAAATATTTTGATGAYCAGAAATTTGATATAGCTACTTTATTTATTAGAGAGCATACTAGCAAAATAAGACCAAAATATATATATAGAAGTATAAATCATGATGATTGGCTATTATTTCCTTGGGAGACAAAATCTTCTAGTAAATAA